ACAAGGCTTGCAAGGCTCAGAAGACATCCTCAAGACGGCAAGTTGTGTAAAGCATCTGGCCGCCCACAGCGGACCAGAGCCTGAGAGGCACTCCTTCAATGCAGTGGTAAGTAAAAAAGACCTCAATGAAACGTATCTTCCAGCGTTCAAGGCAGCAGTCCAGGAGGCTGGGGTCGATGCAGTCATGGGTGCCTACAGTGCGCTCAACGGGGAACCCTGCTGTGGAAGCCCCACTCTTATCCAGCAACTCTTGCGCGAAACATGGGGTTTCAAGGGGATGTACATCTCTGACTGCTGGGCGATCAGGGATTTCCATCTCAATCATAAGGTCACCAAGAACGAAGAGGAATCAGCAGCTCTTGCGCTGCATAGTGGCTGTGACCTGAATTGCGGTTGTTCCTATCGCAGTCTTGAGAAGGCCTTTCAGAAAGGGTATGTCACCATGGAGGAGATCAGGACCGCTACTCAGAGGGTATTCAACACCCGCTTCCGTCTGGGGATGTTTGATGAACAAACTCCATACGACAACCTAGGCCTTGCCTACATCGATAGTGAGGAGCATGCACAGCTTGCCCTTGAAGCTTCCCGCCGCTCCTTGGTCCTGCTCAAGAATGAATCAATACTTCCCCTCAACCGGGAAAAGACAAGAAGCATTGCAGTCATCGGACCGAATGCCGATAGCAGAAGAGTCCTGTGGGGAAACTACCATGGGACATCTTCCCGCTACACAACGGTCCTCGAAGGAATCCGTATGGTTGCAGGGAACACAATACGTATTAACTATAGCGAAGGATCTTCCCTCACCAAAGAGCGTGTTGAACGATTGGCAAAGGAAGACGACAGGCTCAGTGAGGCTGCCTTCATGGCCCGTCAAAGCGATGTCACTGTCCTTTGTCTTGGTCTGGATGAGACGGTGGAAGGAGAGATGAGGGATGATGGGAATGGAGGCTGGGCAGGTGATAAGAAAGATCTCAGGCTTCCTCGCTGTCAACAAAAACTCCTGAAGGCTGTAGCAGAAACAGGGGCTCCTGTCATTGTAATACTCTTATCTGGTGGAGCGCTCGACCCAGAGATTGAGCAGTATGAGAATGTACAGGCCCTCATCCAAGCTTGGTATCCAGGGCAGGAAGGAGGACGGGCAATTGCAGAGTTGCTATTTGGTATGTACAGCCCCTCTGGAAAGCTTCCTGTTACCTTCTACCGCAGCAGTGCCAAGCTCCCTTTATTCACTGACTACTCCATGCAAAAGAGGACCTACCGGTATTGCGACCAAGAGGATGTGCTCTACCCCTTTGGATTCGGTCTTTCCTATGCTTCGTTTGCGTATAGCATAGTAGGCACAGCGGTACATGAGGACGGGACTGTAAGTGTACGGGTAAGTATCACCAATACTACAGAAACACCAAGCAGAACGGTACTTGAGCTCTATCTGGAAAGTTTCCACCCCGATGTTCCCCCTCACCCAGTACTCTGTGGTATGAAAAGTGTGTTCTTGGAGTCTTTTGAACAGAAAGAGGTTGTACTTCTCCTGGAACAAAGCCAATGTACTGCAGTAGACAATCAAGGCAATAGAAACGACATACACGGGACCTTCACACTCTATGCGGGTGGAAGTCAACCTGATGCAATCAGCCGGAACCTTGGAGCAGACAAGGTAGCCAGCACTACATTCGTATATTAAGGAGTCATAGTATGGCAAATAAACCGATGGTGCTACGAACCAAACCACCCCTTTGGACAAGGATCAAGACACAGAAGTTCTTGCTCCTCATGTTGGTACCAGGGGTAATATGGTACTTGGTGTTCAAGTATATCCCGCTCCTGGGCCTCAGTCTTGGATTCACTGATTATGGGTTCAGGTCAACGGTATCCTTTGTGGGTCTGGATAACTTCAAGCGCTTGCTCTCTTCCACTATTTTCTGGAATGCATTTCGCAATACCTTGATCATCAGCCTGGCAAATGTAATTTTCTATTTTCCTGCACCTTTGGTTGTGGCGTTGCTGATCAATGAACTGAAAAGCCTGAAAATGAAGAGGACGATCCAGTTCCTGATCTATATCCCCTATTTCTTCAGTTGGGTTGTGGTTGGAAGTATTTTCGTAAACTTGCTCTCTCCGTCCTCAGGGCTGATAAACAACATCATCACCAAGTTTGGGGGAGAACCCATCTACTTCATGGCAAGTGCAAAGTTCTTCCGTCCTGTCCTGATCAGTTCCTATATCTGGCGGCAGATGGGATACGGGGCAGTCATCTATGTGGCAAGTCTTACCACGGTACAACCGGAGCTGTATGAAGCAGCCACCATCGATGGAGCAGGGCATTGGGGAAGATTGGTCCATGTAACCCTTCCTGCGATTCGCTCCACCATTGTGACCATGTTGTTGCTCAATCTCAGTCATGTGTTGCTGATATTCGAACAGGTGCTGGTTATGTACAATGCAGCAGTCTATGACGTTGCCGATGTACTGCAGACCTATGTATTCCGCGAAGGGGTACTTGCAGGCGACCTGGGATATTCAATTGCTGTGGGCATGTTTACGTCCATCGTAAGCCTTACGCTGGTGCTGTCAACCAACAAGATCAGCGCAAAGTTCCTCGACGAACCCATCCTGTAGGAGAATCATCATGGCAAAGACTGTTCAGAATTCAATTAGAGAAACACGGGGAAGAAAAATCTTCCGTCTTATCAATGCACTCTTGCTTGCGTTCATCTGCCTGATCTTCATCATCCCGATCTGGAATGTACTCATCACCTCGGTAGCAAAGGATGTGGATGTAATGGGAACCGATTATCTGTTGGTACCCCACTCGTTTACACTGCAGAACTATTGGCGGGTGCTCAACAGTGGCTACATGGGAGCTTTCAAGAACTCTCTCTTTGTTGCCTTCTTCGGTACGTTGGTCTCCATGCTGATTACCGTACCCATGGGCTTTGCACTTGCCCAAAAGCATCTCATTGGTCGTTCAGTTCTCATGAAAGCAATTGTTTTCACGATGGTATTTGATGCAGGTATCATGCCCTTCTATATCGTGGTACGGTCCCTTGGACTCATCAACAGTATGGGAGCGATTATCTTCCCTGTGGCAATTTCCACGTTCAATTTGATCATCATCAAGAACTATATGGGCAGTATTCCCGTCTCACTGCTGGAGAGTGCTACCCTGGATGGGTGCAACGACCTCATGATTCTCCAGAAAATTGTCCTGCCTCTCTCAGTCTCCATCATTTCAGCGGTAACTTTGTTCTACTTTGTCAGCTACTGGAACCGATACTTCGAGGTGATCATGTTCATCAACGACAGCCGCAAGTACACCTTGCAGGTGGTCTTGCGCTCCCTGATGTTCGAGTCCGATGAATCCCTTGGTGGTGGCCAGTATGTCTACAACAACCTGAAGATGGCGGTCATGGTCCTGGGAATGCTCCCCGTTCTCATTATCTACCCCTTCGTACAGAGACACTTCGTCTCTGGCTTGATGCTCGGTGGAGTGAAGGGTTAACCACAAGAGAGAGGCCCTACTGGTTCCCTAAGGGGACTGGTAGGGTTCGATACTGTACTAATTAGTTACTATCTGTATACATAATTCAGTATCAGCTAATCCTATGTAAAGGGGACACGTACAAATACCAACATGTTAGTGCTGTATTTTGTACACTGTAGCAATCATTATTCGAGAAAATTGGTTACTGCATCCACCATTATTTCGATTTTTTGGTTACTCTGCTAACCATTGTATATTTTCAGATACTTAAAAACTTGCCCAAAGCACCCTAAAACAAGCACTTTCTTATCTAAATATTAATTATAGAAGCTTATCCTGCAAAATTTGTAGTACGATACTACATATACCTGGGAGAAATTCCCATCCAAACAAAGCCTAACCAGCAATCAGTTGCAGATGATTATGAAATTTTCTTGATCTTCGGTAATAATTGGCTGATTACCCTATGCAATGTATGTGCATTGTATTGCCTACATCACTTGGGAATGATAGAATTTAAATAGGGAGAAACTCTATGGCTAGTACAACAATCAGTTTGAGAACAGATACGGAACTCAAGGCTCAGGCCGAGGAAATCCTCAATCAACTTGGAATGACACTGAATGGAACCTTCAATATGCTTCTTCATCAGATTGTGAGGGAAAAGTCAGTGCCATTGAGTTTGTCTTTGGCCTCCGAGAATTCATTGTATGCAGATTTGCTTGTTGCAGAAGATGAACGTATAAACGGATATGTCGGCAGAAGTGGAGATGAAATCCTTAAGGATTTTGACTTGATTGTGGCAGAGGCTGAAGCCAAATATGGGGTATGAAGTTATTGTCTCCAGAAAAGCCGATGAAATGCTTGTCAGTCACGTAAGATTCCTTGCCCAAGTGAGCATCCCTGCTGCCAAAGTATTGAGAAATGAGTTCTGTTCTGTTCTTGTTGCGTTGAAGGATAATCCCTTCCAATTCCAACTGGAAGAGGATCTTGGATTACCCAGCGGAAAATACAGACGGGTTGTTTTCGCTAAAAGGTACAAGGCGGTCTTCTCGGTTTTTGAGAATCGCGTATTTATTGATGCCATCATTGGTTGTAAACAATCAATGTGACCATGACAGACCACTATCGTTACCAGGAAGGATTTTCACATTTTCCACACAGTTTGAGAGATGGATCTTGTGAGACTTGATCAAGAAGTGTCTTCCAAAGCGTGCGCAGATCAAAGACGCTCTACCCCCTGATTGCTTCGGCCATTGAGAGGGCCAGTCGGATATCAAGTTTGTAGATTGAAAGTGGTTCTGATGCACCTCTTAAGCTTTGATCATGTATTGTTTAATCACTTCAGGATTGTCTCTGATCAACTGAAGTAGACGGCGGGAGGGGCCTTCTGGAGTATTTCTCCCTCGCTCCCAAGCCTCGACTGTTTTCTTGGATACACCAAGGGAAGATGCAAAGAGGACCTGACTCAAGCCGACTCGATTACGGATTTGCTTGATGTCCTCACTGGAAAAAGACTCTACCGGTCTTATTGCAATTTTCGTCTTTCTTGCATCTATCTTTCCTTCCTGGTATTTGACGGCCTCATCCAGCCCTTTCATGATACTTTTATATACATTCATTTCCTTATCTCCTGTTTCTGCAGACCTGTTTCCAGAATGGCAATCATTGCCGCTTTTGCCTCGACCCGGAAAGGCAATCCGATACTTTCGAAGCCCTCCAGTGCCTCTCAGCACAGCACCTGCCTTGGGATTCTCCAATAATTCTTCCTGTAGCTGTCGAAGTTCCTCATCACCAAGCCCAAGGTGTTTCCATTGGCGATCAAACTCCGGCATCATGACAAATTCACGATTGATCTACATAAACTGTCTACAAAATACCCTACCAGATAGGGTATAATCAAGTGCACTTCTCATCTATCTGGTCACTGATTATTATCGGTATTAGCGTTATTAGAGATTTAGGTATTTGAGTGTAACAAATCGGCAAAGCTCACACTTTTACCCAAAGTATCCTCTGCCTTGAGAATAGAGAATACAAGAGACTCTATATTTTTCTGGATTGATTCATTTCACGCGGAAACCAGTAAAGGTCTCCAGTAGCTTCTGGAAATTATGAATATACGAGCTCGTTATGCGAGTAACAATTCCATCGGTGACCTCTAGGTCATAGATTTGGCCACGGTCCCGGATCATATCCATCCAGGGCTTTTCTTCTTGTATCAGCCCAACAGCCAATGCTGCATGAACAGCATCCTTTGGGCCATACAGTTCTTGAATGCCTTGATCCTTGAGATAGCCACCTAGTACTTTCCAGCTCAACTCATGGGTATTTTCAAAGGAGTGGATTATACCCTGTTGCTCCAATGCACTGAGAGATCGTTGTTTTGCCAATACTACAGCATCCCTCAATTGTGAAAGAGCCAGAGCATAGTGTGATAGATGATTGACCCAAGGGATATCTCTACTCATTTCCATACTCCTACATCTACATATGAGGGGTCAATCATCAAACAACTGTTCAAAGGTAGGGGTACTCTCTTCCTCGCTCTCTTCCTCGTAATGGCCCTCTTCAAGTTGTACAATGGAGCTATCAGCTTCAGTCTGGTACAAATAGAGTTGATCAAGATACTCAATCGCACTACGAATCTTCGACCGTAACAAATACCCACTCTTGTCTACACGGGACAAGAGTTCTT
This sequence is a window from uncultured Sphaerochaeta sp.. Protein-coding genes within it:
- a CDS encoding glycoside hydrolase family 3 C-terminal domain-containing protein, producing MADTAQTLVQQMTVPEMISQLRHDAPAIPRLGIPSYNWWNEGLHGAARSGTATVFPQAIALAALFDPELILSIAEVISTEQRAKYNLYNQEHDHDIYKGLTVWSPNINIFRDPRWGRGQETFGEDPYLTSRLAVSFIQGLQGSEDILKTASCVKHLAAHSGPEPERHSFNAVVSKKDLNETYLPAFKAAVQEAGVDAVMGAYSALNGEPCCGSPTLIQQLLRETWGFKGMYISDCWAIRDFHLNHKVTKNEEESAALALHSGCDLNCGCSYRSLEKAFQKGYVTMEEIRTATQRVFNTRFRLGMFDEQTPYDNLGLAYIDSEEHAQLALEASRRSLVLLKNESILPLNREKTRSIAVIGPNADSRRVLWGNYHGTSSRYTTVLEGIRMVAGNTIRINYSEGSSLTKERVERLAKEDDRLSEAAFMARQSDVTVLCLGLDETVEGEMRDDGNGGWAGDKKDLRLPRCQQKLLKAVAETGAPVIVILLSGGALDPEIEQYENVQALIQAWYPGQEGGRAIAELLFGMYSPSGKLPVTFYRSSAKLPLFTDYSMQKRTYRYCDQEDVLYPFGFGLSYASFAYSIVGTAVHEDGTVSVRVSITNTTETPSRTVLELYLESFHPDVPPHPVLCGMKSVFLESFEQKEVVLLLEQSQCTAVDNQGNRNDIHGTFTLYAGGSQPDAISRNLGADKVASTTFVY
- a CDS encoding ABC transporter permease subunit, encoding MANKPMVLRTKPPLWTRIKTQKFLLLMLVPGVIWYLVFKYIPLLGLSLGFTDYGFRSTVSFVGLDNFKRLLSSTIFWNAFRNTLIISLANVIFYFPAPLVVALLINELKSLKMKRTIQFLIYIPYFFSWVVVGSIFVNLLSPSSGLINNIITKFGGEPIYFMASAKFFRPVLISSYIWRQMGYGAVIYVASLTTVQPELYEAATIDGAGHWGRLVHVTLPAIRSTIVTMLLLNLSHVLLIFEQVLVMYNAAVYDVADVLQTYVFREGVLAGDLGYSIAVGMFTSIVSLTLVLSTNKISAKFLDEPIL
- a CDS encoding carbohydrate ABC transporter permease yields the protein MAKTVQNSIRETRGRKIFRLINALLLAFICLIFIIPIWNVLITSVAKDVDVMGTDYLLVPHSFTLQNYWRVLNSGYMGAFKNSLFVAFFGTLVSMLITVPMGFALAQKHLIGRSVLMKAIVFTMVFDAGIMPFYIVVRSLGLINSMGAIIFPVAISTFNLIIIKNYMGSIPVSLLESATLDGCNDLMILQKIVLPLSVSIISAVTLFYFVSYWNRYFEVIMFINDSRKYTLQVVLRSLMFESDESLGGGQYVYNNLKMAVMVLGMLPVLIIYPFVQRHFVSGLMLGGVKG
- a CDS encoding type II toxin-antitoxin system RelB/DinJ family antitoxin translates to MASTTISLRTDTELKAQAEEILNQLGMTLNGTFNMLLHQIVREKSVPLSLSLASENSLYADLLVAEDERINGYVGRSGDEILKDFDLIVAEAEAKYGV
- a CDS encoding helix-turn-helix domain-containing protein; the protein is MMPEFDRQWKHLGLGDEELRQLQEELLENPKAGAVLRGTGGLRKYRIAFPGRGKSGNDCHSGNRSAETGDKEMNVYKSIMKGLDEAVKYQEGKIDARKTKIAIRPVESFSSEDIKQIRNRVGLSQVLFASSLGVSKKTVEAWERGRNTPEGPSRRLLQLIRDNPEVIKQYMIKA
- a CDS encoding HI0074 family nucleotidyltransferase substrate-binding subunit; this encodes MSRDIPWVNHLSHYALALSQLRDAVVLAKQRSLSALEQQGIIHSFENTHELSWKVLGGYLKDQGIQELYGPKDAVHAALAVGLIQEEKPWMDMIRDRGQIYDLEVTDGIVTRITSSYIHNFQKLLETFTGFRVK